In Calothrix sp. PCC 7507, one DNA window encodes the following:
- a CDS encoding DUF937 domain-containing protein, which yields MGLFDQILGAVANPNQQGSLGQIGSIINTVEQLSDRTGADPSTIQSLLGIVGNQVRSSLQDKQATEGNEAVQTLVSQFAGTSPNPEAVDSVFSPQAQQQVADIAAQHTGLDAGIIQQILPLVVPVVLNFLQSGANAQNPQAGGNSVLNSFLDADNDGDVDIADAIQLASRHLGR from the coding sequence ATGGGACTTTTTGATCAGATTCTCGGCGCCGTCGCCAATCCCAATCAACAAGGCAGCTTGGGTCAAATCGGCAGTATTATCAACACTGTGGAGCAATTAAGCGATCGCACAGGTGCAGATCCCTCAACCATACAATCTTTATTAGGTATTGTGGGAAACCAAGTGCGATCGTCTTTACAAGACAAGCAAGCCACAGAAGGTAATGAAGCTGTACAAACTTTAGTTAGTCAATTTGCTGGTACTTCTCCTAATCCGGAAGCAGTTGATTCGGTATTCTCTCCTCAAGCACAACAACAAGTGGCTGACATTGCCGCCCAGCACACTGGTTTAGATGCTGGTATTATTCAACAAATACTGCCACTAGTGGTGCCTGTAGTGCTGAACTTTTTGCAATCTGGTGCAAATGCTCAAAATCCCCAGGCTGGTGGGAATTCAGTCTTGAATTCCTTCCTGGATGCAGACAATGACGGTGATGTTGATATCGCTGACGCCATCCAGCTAGCTAGTCGGCATCTCGGACGCTAA